The proteins below are encoded in one region of Brevundimonas fontaquae:
- a CDS encoding M61 family metallopeptidase gives MPRTRLTAACLAVLMTAAASPVLAQSFQSTPVVTDATQAPLALPRAQPAIPAPQDKPYPGVSHYRADITDLDRRIIRVSQTIPVAGPGPLTLLYPKFLPGNHAATGPIQLLSGLTVTANGQRIEWLRDTLDPYAFHLDIPAGVTSIDVQFQQLTQPDSSNWRVLMTPAMVNLQWEKAILYPAGYFSRQIQVAPSVVLPAGWKYGTALTTASQDGDVAAFAPTDLYTLIDSPIFAGAHYRRVDIDPSGERVHLNILADEAKGLAATDDQLKLFENMVQQADRLFGARHFDHYEFLFALTDQMGGIGLEHHRSSENTGAPDFFTNWTKSAGDRGLLPHEYTHSWNGKFMRPADELTANHNVPTQNTLLWVYEGQTEYWGDVLAARSGLHSKDVALATLASVAAFYDNQPGRQWRALQDTNNHNLLGYRVPGQFTSWMRGTGDYYRESLLVWLDADTLIREGTNGRRSLDDFAKGFFGHDDGEWAPQGYRFEDVVAALNTVYPHDWAAFLRTRLDAVGPDARAPLAGIERGGWRLTYTDAPSAAEKSVQSGWANEFQYSLGFTLSGDKLTNIRWGGPAFEQGLGAGWSLVAVNGKAGSAEVLRDAVTAAKGTDAPIELLLKSGDRFRTVAFAYHDGLRYPRLERIEGAPDRLSDILAPRRR, from the coding sequence ATGCCGCGTACCCGCCTGACCGCCGCCTGCCTCGCCGTTTTGATGACGGCCGCCGCTTCACCAGTTCTGGCTCAGAGTTTCCAGTCCACCCCTGTCGTCACCGATGCGACCCAGGCGCCGCTGGCCCTGCCCCGCGCCCAGCCGGCCATCCCGGCGCCGCAAGACAAGCCCTATCCGGGCGTGAGTCACTACCGCGCCGACATCACCGACCTGGACCGCCGCATCATCCGCGTCAGCCAGACCATACCGGTCGCCGGTCCTGGCCCGCTGACCCTGCTCTATCCGAAGTTCCTGCCCGGAAACCACGCCGCCACCGGCCCGATCCAGCTGCTGTCCGGCCTGACCGTCACCGCCAATGGCCAGCGGATCGAGTGGCTGCGCGACACGCTGGACCCTTACGCCTTCCACCTCGACATCCCGGCGGGCGTGACCAGCATCGACGTGCAGTTCCAGCAGCTGACCCAGCCCGACAGTTCCAACTGGCGCGTGCTGATGACCCCGGCCATGGTCAATCTGCAGTGGGAAAAGGCCATCCTCTATCCGGCCGGCTATTTCAGCCGCCAGATCCAGGTCGCCCCATCGGTGGTCCTGCCAGCCGGCTGGAAATACGGCACCGCCCTGACCACCGCGTCCCAGGACGGCGACGTGGCGGCCTTCGCCCCCACCGACCTCTACACCCTGATCGACAGCCCCATCTTCGCGGGCGCCCACTACCGCCGCGTCGACATCGACCCCAGCGGCGAGCGCGTCCACCTGAATATCCTGGCCGACGAGGCCAAGGGTCTGGCCGCCACCGACGACCAGCTGAAACTGTTCGAGAACATGGTCCAGCAGGCCGACCGCCTGTTCGGCGCCCGCCATTTCGACCACTACGAATTCCTGTTCGCCCTGACCGATCAGATGGGCGGCATCGGGCTGGAGCATCATCGCTCGTCCGAGAACACCGGCGCGCCCGATTTCTTCACCAACTGGACCAAGAGCGCCGGCGATCGGGGTCTGCTGCCCCACGAATACACCCACTCCTGGAACGGCAAGTTCATGCGTCCGGCGGACGAGTTGACCGCCAACCACAACGTCCCGACCCAGAACACACTGCTATGGGTCTATGAGGGCCAGACCGAATACTGGGGCGATGTGCTGGCCGCCCGTTCGGGCCTGCATTCCAAGGACGTGGCCTTGGCGACCCTGGCCAGCGTCGCCGCCTTCTATGACAACCAGCCGGGTCGCCAGTGGCGCGCCTTACAGGACACCAACAACCACAATCTGCTGGGCTATCGCGTGCCGGGCCAGTTCACCTCATGGATGCGCGGCACAGGCGACTACTACCGCGAAAGCCTGCTGGTCTGGCTGGACGCCGACACCCTGATCCGCGAGGGCACCAATGGCCGCAGATCGCTGGATGATTTCGCCAAGGGCTTCTTCGGTCACGACGACGGCGAGTGGGCGCCGCAAGGCTACAGGTTCGAGGATGTGGTCGCAGCCCTGAACACCGTCTATCCCCACGACTGGGCCGCCTTCCTGCGCACCCGTCTGGACGCCGTCGGTCCCGACGCCCGCGCGCCGCTGGCCGGGATCGAGCGTGGCGGCTGGCGACTGACCTACACCGACGCACCCTCGGCGGCGGAGAAGTCCGTCCAGAGCGGCTGGGCCAACGAGTTCCAGTATTCGCTGGGCTTCACCCTGTCGGGCGACAAGCTGACCAACATCCGCTGGGGCGGGCCCGCCTTCGAGCAAGGCCTCGGCGCCGGCTGGAGCCTGGTCGCCGTCAACGGCAAGGCCGGCTCGGCCGAGGTGTTGCGCGACGCCGTCACGGCGGCGAAAGGGACCGACGCCCCGATCGAACTGTTGCTGAAATCCGGCGATCGCTTCCGCACGGTGGCCTTCGCCTACCACGACGGCCTGCGCTACCCGCGGCTGGAACGGATCGAAGGCGCGCCGGATCGCCTGTCCGACATCCTCGCGCCCCGCCGTCGCTGA
- a CDS encoding type 1 glutamine amidotransferase domain-containing protein encodes MKILLVLTSHDQLGDTGKKTGFWLEELAAPYYALKDAGAEIVLASPKGGQPPLDPKSNDPDAQTDDTRRFKADPEAQAALASTVVLSSVKAEDFDAVFYPGGHGPLWDLANDADSIALIEAFAKADKPTGFVCHAPGVLKSVNGPDGKPLVNGRKVTGFTNSEEEAVGLTDVVPFLVENVLTANGGDYSKGPDWGSYVLTDGKLVTGQNPGSSHAAAEALLKLLK; translated from the coding sequence ATGAAAATTCTGTTGGTGCTGACGTCGCACGACCAACTCGGCGACACGGGCAAGAAGACCGGCTTCTGGCTGGAAGAACTGGCGGCGCCCTATTACGCGCTGAAGGACGCGGGCGCGGAGATCGTGCTGGCCTCGCCCAAGGGCGGTCAGCCGCCGCTGGACCCCAAGAGCAACGACCCCGACGCCCAGACCGACGACACGCGCCGGTTCAAGGCCGACCCCGAAGCCCAGGCCGCCCTGGCCTCGACCGTCGTCCTGTCGTCGGTGAAGGCCGAGGATTTCGACGCCGTCTTCTATCCCGGCGGCCACGGACCGCTGTGGGACCTGGCGAACGATGCCGACTCCATCGCCCTGATCGAGGCCTTCGCCAAGGCGGACAAGCCGACCGGCTTCGTCTGCCATGCGCCCGGCGTGCTGAAGTCGGTGAACGGGCCGGATGGCAAGCCGCTGGTCAACGGCCGCAAGGTGACCGGCTTCACCAACTCCGAAGAGGAGGCCGTGGGCCTGACCGACGTGGTGCCGTTCCTGGTCGAGAACGTGCTGACCGCCAACGGCGGCGACTACTCCAAGGGGCCGGACTGGGGCTCCTATGTTCTGACCGACGGCAAGCTGGTGACCGGGCAGAACCCCGGCTCGTCGCACGCGGCGGCTGAGGCGCTGCTGAAGCTGTTGAAGTAA
- a CDS encoding alpha/beta hydrolase family esterase — protein sequence MKPWFGLFAALMGLMVFSPSAQAAGPCNVGQAGATQAVAIGRSGRTMRIHLPAGFDPAKPAPLVFLLHGSGGTGEKMLASSGLAEAADWHGFIVAAPDAGIPIDQGFVWNIPGVPTVTGAVPGPGDADDVAYLTRAIDYLADQGCVDDGRVYATGLSGGGRMASWLGCVAADRFAAIAPVVGLRAGNPRKDRPEEPDPATCRPSRPMPVIAFAGDADTTNPIQGGGAGYWSYTMHAAEQRWAQLNGCTQVRDTRWIADKVYEEGYAACRDGADVVGRITSGGGHSWVADNDALWAFFAARTRPQRRALHAPQ from the coding sequence ATGAAGCCTTGGTTTGGTCTGTTCGCCGCCCTGATGGGCCTGATGGTCTTCAGCCCGTCGGCTCAGGCGGCCGGCCCCTGCAACGTCGGACAGGCGGGCGCGACCCAGGCCGTCGCCATCGGCCGCAGCGGACGCACGATGCGGATCCACCTGCCTGCTGGTTTCGATCCTGCAAAGCCGGCGCCTCTGGTCTTCCTGCTGCACGGCAGCGGCGGCACGGGAGAGAAGATGCTGGCGTCTTCCGGCCTGGCTGAGGCGGCGGATTGGCACGGCTTCATCGTCGCTGCGCCCGACGCCGGCATTCCGATCGATCAAGGTTTCGTCTGGAACATCCCCGGCGTGCCGACCGTCACCGGCGCAGTCCCCGGTCCCGGCGATGCCGACGACGTCGCCTATCTGACGAGAGCCATCGATTATCTGGCCGACCAGGGCTGCGTCGATGACGGCCGCGTCTATGCGACGGGCCTGTCGGGCGGCGGGCGGATGGCGTCCTGGCTGGGTTGCGTCGCCGCCGACCGTTTCGCCGCCATCGCTCCGGTCGTCGGCTTGCGCGCCGGCAATCCCCGAAAAGACCGCCCGGAGGAGCCAGATCCCGCCACCTGCCGCCCCTCGCGCCCCATGCCGGTCATCGCCTTCGCCGGCGACGCCGACACCACCAATCCGATCCAGGGCGGCGGCGCAGGCTATTGGAGCTACACCATGCATGCCGCCGAACAGCGCTGGGCCCAGCTGAACGGCTGCACCCAGGTGCGCGACACCCGCTGGATCGCCGACAAGGTCTATGAAGAGGGCTACGCCGCCTGCCGCGACGGCGCGGACGTGGTGGGCCGCATCACCTCAGGCGGCGGCCACAGCTGGGTCGCCGACAACGACGCCCTGTGGGCCTTCTTCGCCGCCCGCACCCGCCCGCAGCGCCGAGCGCTCCACGCACCACAGTAA
- the rplL gene encoding 50S ribosomal protein L7/L12 — protein sequence MADLAKIVEDLSALTVLEAAELSKLLEEKWGVSAAAPVAMAAPAAGGGAPAEAAEEQTEFTVVLVDGGDKKINVIKEVRGVRSDLGLKEAKDLVEGAPQNVVENVSKQAADEVAKKLTEAGAKVQIK from the coding sequence ATGGCTGACCTCGCCAAGATCGTCGAAGACCTGTCCGCTCTGACCGTCCTCGAAGCTGCTGAACTCTCCAAGCTGCTGGAAGAAAAGTGGGGCGTCAGCGCCGCTGCTCCGGTCGCCATGGCTGCTCCGGCCGCCGGCGGCGGCGCTCCGGCTGAAGCTGCCGAAGAGCAAACCGAATTCACCGTCGTCCTGGTCGACGGCGGCGACAAGAAGATCAACGTGATCAAGGAAGTCCGCGGCGTCCGTTCGGACCTGGGTCTGAAGGAAGCCAAGGACCTGGTCGAAGGCGCTCCGCAGAACGTCGTCGAGAACGTCTCCAAGCAAGCCGCCGACGAAGTCGCCAAGAAGCTGACGGAAGCCGGCGCCAAGGTCCAGATCAAGTAA
- the rplJ gene encoding 50S ribosomal protein L10, whose product MDRAQKAESIESLKGVFADAGSVVVTHNLGLTVAEMEDLRGRLRKEGGAFKVVKNRLALKALEAEEGSDYHNLFKGPVGIAYSENPGTAAKVATEFAKANDRFKIVGGFMGSTIVDQKGVDALSKLPTLDEVRGQLIGLLNAPATRIAGVLQAPAGQLARVFNAYATKEAA is encoded by the coding sequence ATGGATCGCGCTCAAAAAGCCGAGTCTATCGAATCGCTCAAGGGCGTTTTCGCCGACGCCGGCAGCGTGGTCGTGACCCACAACCTGGGTCTGACCGTTGCGGAAATGGAAGATCTGCGTGGCCGTCTTCGTAAAGAAGGCGGCGCGTTCAAGGTGGTCAAGAACCGCCTGGCGCTGAAGGCGCTCGAAGCCGAGGAAGGCAGCGACTACCACAACCTGTTCAAGGGTCCCGTGGGCATCGCCTATTCCGAGAACCCCGGTACGGCCGCCAAGGTCGCCACCGAGTTCGCTAAGGCCAACGATCGCTTCAAGATCGTCGGCGGCTTCATGGGCTCGACCATCGTCGACCAAAAGGGCGTGGACGCACTGTCCAAGCTCCCGACGCTCGACGAGGTTCGCGGTCAACTCATCGGCCTGCTCAACGCGCCTGCGACCCGTATCGCCGGCGTGCTGCAAGCACCCGCCGGTCAGCTGGCTCGCGTGTTCAACGCCTACGCCACCAAGGAAGCCGCGTAA
- a CDS encoding DUF2059 domain-containing protein: MTIIHNLALGVALVSAFGSSTPALAQSTEAPNGGEDRLQVVVRPDEGLARRSVLARELINLSAGPNFMKEFEQAMSEQLDGITQKGGEEAAWIRTNMPPMLSRMVVRLLDDMVPAYAELYTEEELRGQIDFYRSPVGRAVAAKAIPLGVAVQESQIEVMTSFMTELQSKYCARFDCGEEGETGAKPSRR; encoded by the coding sequence ATGACCATCATTCATAACCTGGCGCTGGGAGTGGCGCTTGTTTCGGCGTTCGGCTCGAGTACGCCAGCGCTCGCGCAAAGCACTGAGGCGCCGAACGGAGGGGAGGATCGCCTCCAGGTTGTCGTTCGTCCAGACGAAGGCTTGGCGCGCCGCAGCGTCCTGGCGCGCGAACTGATCAATCTCTCGGCCGGGCCGAACTTCATGAAGGAGTTCGAGCAGGCCATGAGCGAGCAGTTGGACGGAATCACTCAGAAGGGCGGCGAGGAGGCGGCCTGGATCCGGACCAATATGCCGCCGATGCTCAGCCGGATGGTGGTGCGTCTTCTGGACGACATGGTTCCGGCCTATGCGGAGCTTTACACCGAAGAAGAACTGCGCGGTCAGATCGACTTCTATCGCAGTCCTGTCGGGCGCGCCGTCGCGGCCAAGGCGATTCCATTGGGCGTGGCCGTGCAAGAGTCGCAGATCGAAGTGATGACCAGCTTCATGACCGAACTGCAGAGCAAATATTGCGCCCGGTTCGATTGCGGCGAAGAAGGTGAGACCGGCGCCAAGCCCAGCCGGCGTTAA
- a CDS encoding NUDIX hydrolase, producing the protein MAQARSKRTSRSETRQVAALPWRLEDGERRILMITSRETRRWVIPKGGRMVGKSDPEAAAQEAMEEAGVKGDVDTQSIGVFRYAKSLKDGGVRQCVVSVYPLEVLIQMGAWPEAHQRERRWMSLSEAADLVHEPDLAALIRDFDATPLED; encoded by the coding sequence GTGGCGCAGGCCCGGTCGAAACGCACCTCACGCTCCGAGACCCGTCAGGTCGCGGCCCTGCCGTGGCGGCTGGAAGACGGCGAGCGTCGCATCCTTATGATCACCTCGCGCGAAACGCGACGCTGGGTGATACCCAAGGGCGGGCGGATGGTCGGCAAGAGCGATCCCGAGGCCGCCGCCCAGGAGGCGATGGAGGAGGCGGGGGTGAAGGGCGACGTCGACACCCAGTCCATCGGCGTCTTCCGATACGCCAAGAGTCTGAAAGACGGCGGCGTGCGCCAGTGCGTGGTGTCGGTCTATCCACTGGAAGTGCTGATCCAGATGGGCGCCTGGCCCGAAGCGCATCAGCGCGAGCGCCGCTGGATGAGCCTGAGCGAGGCGGCGGACCTGGTTCACGAGCCCGACCTGGCCGCGCTGATCCGCGACTTCGACGCCACGCCGCTGGAAGATTAG
- a CDS encoding AI-2E family transporter: MFGLGKLMGEKPGVGGHDPWKGRLAFGAIVLVSAYFAVQLIVTLQTLWLLIFGAIVVSVILRALADPIVRWLKAPDPLAVFLSLLIVVAVLAGVLTLFGTQITEQVVALSAVVPEGWNQVQSWIQAQPYAAQLFDQIQGLGDRAGQALQVAQKFALGFASGVTTLLLVVVAGVFLAIEPAKSREGLLSMLPMDRRPRMREVLNSCGKALKGWLKAQLFSMVLVGTLTGVGLAIIGVPSALGLGLLTGLAQFVPIVGPIVSTVPAVLVGATQGWQTALMTLALYVVVSQLESNFITPMVQKNVANLPVVLGIFAVVGIGTLFGPLGVLFATPLALVLHTLITMLYRQDVLGDPKAKAPGEK, from the coding sequence ATGTTCGGACTGGGAAAACTGATGGGCGAAAAGCCCGGTGTGGGCGGCCACGACCCGTGGAAGGGGCGGCTCGCGTTCGGCGCCATCGTGCTGGTGTCGGCCTATTTCGCGGTCCAGCTGATCGTGACCTTGCAGACGCTGTGGCTGCTGATCTTCGGGGCCATCGTGGTGTCGGTGATTCTGCGCGCCCTGGCCGATCCCATCGTGCGCTGGCTGAAGGCGCCGGACCCGCTGGCCGTCTTCCTGTCGCTCCTGATCGTCGTCGCTGTGCTGGCGGGCGTGCTGACCCTGTTCGGCACGCAAATCACCGAGCAGGTCGTCGCCTTGTCCGCCGTGGTGCCGGAAGGCTGGAACCAGGTGCAGTCCTGGATTCAGGCCCAACCTTATGCCGCGCAGCTGTTCGACCAGATTCAGGGCTTGGGCGACCGAGCCGGTCAGGCGCTGCAAGTGGCGCAGAAGTTCGCCCTGGGCTTCGCATCTGGCGTGACGACGCTATTGCTCGTCGTTGTGGCCGGCGTCTTCCTGGCGATCGAACCCGCCAAGTCGCGCGAGGGGCTGCTGTCCATGCTGCCCATGGATCGGCGACCGAGGATGCGCGAAGTGCTGAACAGCTGCGGCAAGGCGCTGAAGGGCTGGCTGAAGGCGCAGCTGTTCTCGATGGTGCTGGTAGGGACACTAACGGGCGTAGGGCTGGCCATCATCGGCGTGCCGTCGGCGCTGGGGCTGGGTCTGCTGACGGGTCTGGCGCAGTTCGTGCCGATCGTCGGGCCCATCGTCTCCACCGTGCCGGCCGTGCTGGTTGGCGCCACGCAAGGGTGGCAGACGGCCCTGATGACGCTGGCGCTGTATGTCGTTGTGTCCCAGCTGGAGAGTAACTTCATCACGCCGATGGTGCAGAAGAACGTCGCGAACTTGCCCGTGGTGTTGGGCATCTTCGCCGTCGTGGGCATCGGCACTCTGTTCGGGCCGCTGGGCGTGCTGTTCGCCACGCCGCTGGCGCTGGTGCTGCACACGCTGATCACCATGCTGTATCGTCAGGACGTGTTGGGCGATCCAAAGGCCAAGGCGCCGGGAGAGAAATAA
- a CDS encoding winged helix-turn-helix transcriptional regulator, with product MQDGTSQTPGHLQETWLRGDVFAANCPTRQLLDRIADKWSTLILIVLGEGPIRFNALKQRVDGVSQKMLSQTLKSLERDGLVSRSVVATVPVSVTYAVTPLGRTLMAAMQSMIDWAETRMPEVAAAQMAYDQRSSDAH from the coding sequence ATGCAAGACGGCACTTCTCAGACACCTGGTCACCTTCAAGAAACCTGGCTGCGCGGCGACGTGTTCGCAGCGAACTGTCCGACGCGGCAGCTGCTGGACCGGATCGCCGACAAATGGAGCACCCTGATCCTGATCGTGCTGGGAGAGGGGCCGATCCGGTTCAACGCCCTGAAGCAGCGGGTCGACGGGGTGTCGCAGAAGATGCTGAGTCAGACGCTGAAATCGCTGGAGCGCGACGGGCTGGTGTCACGCTCCGTCGTGGCCACCGTGCCGGTGTCGGTGACCTATGCGGTCACGCCGCTGGGCCGAACCCTTATGGCGGCGATGCAGTCCATGATCGACTGGGCCGAGACCCGGATGCCGGAAGTCGCGGCCGCGCAAATGGCCTACGATCAGCGATCCTCCGACGCCCACTGA
- a CDS encoding NAD(P)-dependent oxidoreductase: MKVAVLGASGRAGSEITKELAARGHTVTAIARKPEAIPSATGVTPVAGDASDAAAVADLIKGSDAVISALHFDVPAATILGALKTAGVPRLLVTGGAASLEVAPGVLLFDTPQFPAEWKPIAKGGLTFLEDLRQETDINWTFFSPAALIEETPRLGRYRTGTDQLVVDANGDSKIGFSDYAIAMVDELENPKHSRARFTAAY; this comes from the coding sequence ATGAAAGTCGCAGTTCTCGGCGCCAGCGGTCGCGCCGGCTCGGAAATCACCAAGGAACTGGCCGCGCGCGGTCACACGGTCACCGCCATCGCCCGCAAGCCGGAGGCGATTCCCAGCGCCACCGGCGTCACGCCTGTCGCCGGCGACGCCTCGGACGCTGCCGCGGTCGCCGATCTGATCAAGGGTTCGGACGCCGTCATCAGCGCCCTGCACTTCGATGTTCCCGCCGCGACGATCCTTGGCGCGCTGAAGACCGCCGGCGTCCCGCGCCTGCTCGTCACCGGCGGCGCCGCCAGCCTGGAGGTCGCGCCCGGCGTCCTCTTGTTCGACACGCCGCAGTTTCCGGCCGAATGGAAGCCCATCGCCAAGGGCGGCCTGACCTTCCTGGAAGACCTGCGTCAGGAAACGGACATCAACTGGACCTTCTTCTCCCCCGCCGCCCTGATCGAGGAAACGCCGCGCCTGGGCCGCTATCGCACCGGGACCGACCAACTGGTCGTGGACGCCAACGGCGACAGCAAGATCGGCTTCTCCGACTACGCCATCGCCATGGTCGACGAACTGGAGAACCCGAAGCACAGCCGCGCCCGCTTCACAGCGGCTTACTGA
- the rplA gene encoding 50S ribosomal protein L1, producing the protein MAKQTKAFKARTGVTQDLLPFSDAIKLAKENAKAKFDESLEISVNLGVDPRHADQQVRGVVNLPSGTGRDVRVAVFAKDAKAAEATAAGAEHVGAEDLYEKIAGGFMEFDRVIASPDMMALVGRLGKVLGPRGLMPNPKVGTVTPNVAQAVKDAKGGAVEFRVEKAGIVHAGIGKVSFTQDALEANVKAIVDALVRSKPSGAKGTYVKRISLSSTMGPGFKVDPASLGA; encoded by the coding sequence ATGGCCAAGCAAACCAAGGCCTTCAAGGCCCGCACCGGCGTGACCCAAGACCTGCTGCCGTTCTCCGACGCCATCAAGCTTGCCAAGGAAAACGCCAAGGCCAAGTTCGACGAGTCGCTGGAAATCTCGGTCAACCTGGGCGTCGACCCGCGTCACGCCGACCAACAGGTCCGTGGCGTCGTCAACCTGCCGTCGGGCACCGGCCGTGACGTTCGCGTCGCCGTCTTCGCCAAGGACGCCAAGGCCGCCGAAGCCACCGCAGCCGGCGCCGAACACGTCGGGGCCGAAGATCTGTACGAAAAGATCGCCGGCGGCTTCATGGAGTTCGACCGCGTGATCGCGTCGCCGGACATGATGGCCCTGGTCGGCCGTCTGGGTAAGGTGCTGGGCCCGCGCGGCCTGATGCCGAACCCCAAGGTCGGCACCGTGACCCCGAACGTGGCCCAGGCCGTCAAGGACGCCAAGGGCGGCGCCGTGGAGTTCCGCGTCGAGAAGGCGGGCATCGTCCACGCCGGCATCGGCAAGGTGTCGTTCACCCAGGACGCCCTGGAAGCCAACGTGAAGGCCATCGTGGACGCCCTGGTGCGTTCCAAGCCGTCGGGCGCCAAGGGCACCTATGTGAAGCGCATCAGCCTGTCCTCGACGATGGGCCCGGGCTTCAAGGTCGACCCAGCCTCGCTGGGCGCCTAA
- the rplK gene encoding 50S ribosomal protein L11 → MAKKILGYIKLQVPAGSATPSPPIGPALGQRGVNIMGFCKEFNARTEKEAKGTPLPTVITVYQDKSFTFITKTPPATWYLKQATGLKSGSKLVGREVAGKITQAQLREIAEKKMKDLNANDIDAAAKIIEGSARAMGLEVVEG, encoded by the coding sequence ATGGCCAAGAAGATTCTCGGCTATATCAAGCTGCAAGTGCCGGCCGGTTCGGCCACGCCTTCGCCCCCGATCGGCCCGGCTCTGGGTCAGCGCGGCGTGAACATCATGGGCTTCTGCAAGGAGTTCAACGCGCGCACCGAGAAGGAAGCCAAGGGCACCCCGCTTCCGACCGTGATCACCGTCTATCAGGACAAGTCGTTCACCTTCATCACCAAGACGCCGCCGGCGACCTGGTACCTGAAGCAGGCCACGGGCCTGAAGTCGGGTTCGAAGCTGGTCGGCCGTGAAGTCGCCGGCAAGATCACGCAGGCGCAACTGCGCGAGATCGCCGAAAAGAAGATGAAGGATCTGAACGCCAACGACATCGACGCGGCGGCCAAGATCATCGAAGGCTCCGCCCGCGCGATGGGCCTCGAAGTGGTGGAGGGCTAA
- the nusG gene encoding transcription termination/antitermination protein NusG, producing the protein MTDAAPAKPANPRHKWYIVNAYSNFEKKVAEQLRDQAKQQGLEDAFSEILVPTEDVVEIRRGRKVNSERKFFPGYVLVKMEMTDQAYHLVKNTPKVTGFLGAAGGTKPLPVSEREVQNIIGAVEEGVERPKPTIRFDIGEKVKVIDGPFASFDGSVESVDEEHARLRVAVSIFGRATPVELEYAQVEKVAG; encoded by the coding sequence ATGACCGATGCAGCGCCTGCAAAGCCCGCCAATCCGCGCCACAAGTGGTACATCGTCAACGCCTACTCGAACTTCGAGAAGAAGGTCGCCGAGCAGCTGCGCGATCAGGCCAAGCAACAGGGCCTGGAAGACGCCTTCTCCGAAATCCTGGTTCCGACCGAGGACGTCGTCGAGATCCGTCGCGGCCGCAAGGTGAACTCGGAACGCAAGTTCTTCCCCGGCTATGTGCTGGTGAAGATGGAAATGACCGACCAAGCCTATCACCTGGTCAAGAACACGCCGAAGGTCACGGGCTTCCTGGGCGCCGCGGGCGGCACCAAGCCTCTGCCGGTCTCCGAGCGTGAAGTTCAGAACATCATCGGCGCCGTGGAAGAGGGCGTCGAGCGTCCTAAGCCCACCATCCGCTTCGACATCGGCGAGAAGGTCAAGGTCATCGACGGCCCGTTCGCCAGCTTCGACGGTTCGGTCGAGAGCGTGGACGAAGAACACGCCCGCCTGCGCGTCGCCGTGTCCATCTTCGGCCGCGCCACGCCGGTCGAACTGGAATACGCCCAGGTGGAGAAGGTCGCGGGCTGA
- the secE gene encoding preprotein translocase subunit SecE — protein sequence MAKAKTPGKRPQGSAKPQMGAKPQAAGAASITVDSPEPKKPRTSPGQFLSQVRAEGRKIVWPSRKETWITSVMVFIMVIIASIFFWIVDTGLGYAFRYIIALGS from the coding sequence ATGGCCAAGGCCAAAACTCCCGGCAAGCGGCCTCAAGGCAGCGCGAAGCCCCAGATGGGCGCCAAGCCTCAGGCGGCCGGCGCCGCCTCCATCACGGTCGATTCGCCCGAGCCCAAGAAGCCCCGCACCAGCCCCGGCCAGTTCCTGAGCCAGGTGCGCGCCGAAGGCCGCAAGATCGTTTGGCCCAGCCGCAAGGAGACCTGGATCACCTCGGTGATGGTCTTCATCATGGTCATAATCGCCTCGATCTTCTTCTGGATCGTGGACACCGGCTTGGGCTACGCCTTCCGCTACATCATCGCTCTCGGATCCTGA